One genomic region from Leishmania braziliensis MHOM/BR/75/M2904 complete genome, chromosome 35 encodes:
- a CDS encoding putative NADH-dependent fumarate reductase, whose amino-acid sequence MSDIASSLNRVVVIGSGLAGQCAAIEAARHGAKEVVIIEKETRLGGNSAKATSGINAWGTAVQKAAGVHDSGELFEKDTFASGKGGSCQPELVRTLSDHSAEAIEWLSSFGIPLTALTQLGGASRKRCHRAPDNPDGTPLPIGFTIVRALENYIRTNLSDIVRIETNARLISLMHSKEDNAVVVQGITYATQTASGEGKIRKLQARAVILATGGFSNDHTANSLLQQYAPQLSSFPTTNGVWATGDGVKAARELGVELVDMDKVQLHPTGLLDPKDPSNRTKYLGPEALRGSGGVLLNKNGERFVNELDLRSVVSQAIIEQNNVYPGSGGSKFAYCVLNEAAAKLFGKNFLGFYWHRLGLFEKVEDVAGLAKLIGCPEENVTATLKEYKELSSKKLHACPLTNKNVFPCTLGTEGPYYVAFVTPSIHYTMGGCLISPSAEMQTIDNTGVTPVRRPIPGLFGAGEVTGGVHGGNRLGGNSLLECVVFGRIAGARAAAILQEGAAGLPLLGGGQAG is encoded by the coding sequence ATGTCTGACATAGCCTCTTCACTAAACcgtgtcgtcgtcatcgGCAGCGGGCTTGCAGGGCAATGCGCAGCAATCGAGGCTGCTCGCCACGGAGCTAAGGAAGTTGTAATAATTGAAAAGGAAACCCGGCTGGGAGGCAACAGCGCTAAGGCAACGTCCGGTATCAACGCCTGGGGCACGGCGGTGCAGAAAGCCGCTGGCGTGCACGACAGCGGTGAGCTCTTTGAAAAGGATACGTTCGCCTCTGGCAAGGGCGGCAGCTGCCAGCCAGAGTTGGTACGGACGCTGTCCGACCACAGCGCAGAAGCCATCGAGTGGCTCTCCTCGTTCGGCATCCCGCTGACTGCCCTTACGCAGCTCGGCGGTGCAAGTCGcaagcgctgccaccgcgcccCAGACAACCCAGACGGGACCCCGCTGCCGATCGGCTTCACCATTGTGCGTGCCCTGGAGAACTACATTCGCACGAACTTGTCCGACATCGTGCGCATCGAAACCAATGCGCGTCTCATCTCACTGATGCACAGTAAGGAGGACAACGCAGTGGTAGTGCAAGGCATCACGTACGCCACGCAAACTGCAagtggagaggggaagaTTCGCAAACTACAGGCCCGTGCCGTCATTCTCGCCACCGGCGGCTTCTCGAACGACCACACGGCCAACTCGCTTCTGCAGCAGTACGCACCGCAACTATCCTCCTTCCCCACAACCAACGGCGTGTGGGCCACAGGCGATGGCGTCAAGGCGGCGCGTGAGCTTGGCGTGGAGCTTGTCGACATGGAcaaggtgcagctgcacccgaCTGGCCTGCTGGACCCGAAGGATCCGTCGAATCGCACCAAGTACCTCGGCcccgaggcgctgcgtggctccggcggcgtgctgctgaACAAGAACGGTGAGCGCTTTGTGAACGAGCTGGACCTGCGCTCCGTCGTGTCGCAGGCGATTATTGAGCAGAACAACGTCTACCCCGGGTCCGGCGGCAGCAAATTCGCATACTGTGTGCTAAATGAGGCCGCGGCGAAGCTCTTCGGAAAGAACTTCCTGGGCTTCTACTGGCACCGTCTTGGCCTCTtcgagaaggtggaggacgTCGCTGGCCTGGCGAAGCTGATTGGCTGCCCCGAGGAGAATGTGACGGCAACTCTGAAGGAGTACAAGGAGCTCTCCTCCAAGAAGCTGCACGCCTGCCCGTTGACTAACAAGAACGTGTTCCCGTGCACCCTGGGAACCGAGGGGCCCTACTACGTAGCCTTCGTCACGCCGTCGATCCACTACACCATGGGCGGCTGCCTCATCTCCCCTTCGGCTGAAATGCAGACGATAGACAATACCGGCGTGACCCCCGTTCGTCGTCCCATCCCTGGGCTCTTTGGCGCTGGCGAGGTGACTGGTGGCGTGCACGGTGGAAACCGCCTCGGCGGCAACTCGCTGTTGGAGTGCGTCGTCTTTGGAAGGATCGCCGGCGCCCGCGCGGCTGCAATTCTGCAGGAGGGGGCCGCGGGGTTGCCCCTGCTTGGGGGAGGGCAGGCCGGGTGA
- a CDS encoding putative NADH-dependent fumarate reductase, whose product MVSGTHAARLVLKKGHAKPAAPGRGRPRFPARWRGMMATARGARRLASDEAGAPHAKLRVLRRAGRFLLRGAPGECAARSRENGNAWGTAVQKAAGVHDSGELFEKDTFASGKGGSCQPELVRTLSDHSAEAIEWLSSFGIPLTALTQLGGASRKRCHRAPDNPDGTPLPIGFTIVRALENYIRTNLSDIVRIETNARLISLMHSKEDNAVVVQGITYATQTASGEGKIRKLQARAVILATGGFSNDHTANSLLQQYAPQLSSFPTTNGVWATGDGVKAARELGVELVDMDKVQLHPTGLLDPKDPSNRTKYLGPEALRGSGGVLLNKNGERFVNELDLRSVVSQAIIEQNNVYPGSGGSKFAYCVLNEAAAKLFGKNFLGFYWHRLGLFEKVEDVAGLAKLIGCPEENVTATLKEYKELSSKKLHACPLTNKNVFPCTLGTEGPYYVAFVTPSIHYTMGGCLISPSAEMQTIDNTGVTPVRRPIPGLFGAGEVTGGVHGGNRLGGNSLLECVVFGRIAGARAAAILQEGAAGLPLLGGGQAG is encoded by the coding sequence ATGGTCTCCGGGACGCATGCGGCGCGGCTCGTTTTGAAAAAAGGGCACGCCaaaccagcagcgccggggcGGGGGCGTCCGCGTTTCCCGGCCCGTTGGCGGGGCATGATGGCCACCGCCCGCGGAGCACGGCGGCTTGCTTCAGACGAAGCGGGTGCGCCTCACGCAAAGCTCCGGGTGTTGCGTCGCGCCGGGCGTTTTCTGCTTCGCGGGGCGCCTGGCGAGTGCGCCGCCCGCAGCCGAGAAAACGGCAACGCCTGGGGCACGGCGGTGCAGAAAGCCGCTGGCGTGCACGACAGCGGTGAGCTCTTTGAAAAGGATACGTTCGCCTCTGGCAAGGGCGGCAGCTGCCAGCCAGAGTTGGTACGGACGCTGTCCGACCACAGCGCAGAAGCCATCGAGTGGCTCTCCTCGTTCGGCATCCCGCTGACTGCCCTTACGCAGCTCGGCGGTGCAAGTCGcaagcgctgccaccgcgcccCAGACAACCCAGACGGGACCCCGCTGCCGATCGGCTTCACCATTGTGCGTGCCCTGGAGAACTACATTCGCACGAACTTGTCCGACATCGTGCGCATCGAAACCAATGCGCGTCTCATCTCACTGATGCACAGTAAGGAGGACAACGCAGTGGTAGTGCAAGGCATCACGTACGCCACGCAAACTGCAagtggagaggggaagaTTCGCAAACTACAGGCCCGTGCCGTCATTCTCGCCACCGGCGGCTTCTCGAACGACCACACGGCCAACTCGCTTCTGCAGCAGTACGCACCGCAACTATCCTCCTTCCCCACAACCAACGGCGTGTGGGCCACAGGCGATGGCGTCAAGGCGGCGCGTGAGCTTGGCGTGGAGCTTGTCGACATGGAcaaggtgcagctgcacccgaCCGGCCTGCTGGACCCGAAGGATCCGTCGAATCGCACCAAGTACCTCGGCcccgaggcgctgcgtggctccggcggcgtgctgctgaACAAGAACGGTGAGCGCTTTGTGAACGAGCTGGACCTGCGCTCCGTCGTGTCGCAGGCGATTATTGAGCAGAACAACGTCTACCCCGGGTCCGGCGGCAGCAAATTCGCATACTGTGTGCTGAATGAGGCCGCGGCGAAGCTCTTCGGAAAGAACTTCCTGGGCTTCTACTGGCACCGTCTTGGCCTCTtcgagaaggtggaggacgTCGCTGGCCTGGCGAAGCTGATTGGCTGCCCCGAGGAGAATGTGACGGCAACTCTGAAGGAGTACAAGGAGCTCTCCTCCAAGAAGCTGCACGCCTGCCCGTTGACTAACAAGAACGTGTTCCCGTGCACCCTGGGAACCGAGGGGCCCTACTACGTAGCCTTCGTCACGCCGTCGATCCACTACACCATGGGCGGCTGCCTCATCTCCCCTTCGGCTGAAATGCAGACGATAGACAATACCGGCGTGACCCCCGTTCGTCGTCCCATCCCTGGGCTCTTTGGCGCTGGCGAGGTGACTGGTGGCGTGCACGGTGGAAACCGCCTCGGCGGCAACTCGCTGTTGGAGTGCGTCGTCTTTGGAAGGATCGCCGGCGCCCGCGCGGCTGCAATTCTGCAGGAGGGGGCCGCGGGGTTGCCCCTGCTTGGGGGAGGGCAGGCCGGGTGA
- a CDS encoding putative pre-mRNA splicing factor ATP-dependent RNA helicase, producing the protein MEANHSTRNHLTGRAYSSHYFTLLKIREQLPISAAKSRIQKLVSQYQTLLLVGETGSGKTTQVPQYILELKPERRIACTQPRRVAATSVSERVAEEMDVELGEEVGYSIRFDDKCSEKTRLKYLTDGMLLREAMVDPLLSSYSVIVLDEAHERTVSTDILIGTLKELLPKRPDLRVVVMSATLEEKRFQEYFPKAPLVHISGRMYGVEVYYSKAPEANYVEAAIRTATQIHLYEGEGDILIFLTGEDEIETTVERLQNGIRMAEHSSANCHHGPVVVLPLYSALPPSQQRKVFKTAPEGTRKIVVATNVAETSLTIAGVVFVVDCGFSKQKVFNPKLRVESLLVTPISQASARQRCGRAGRTKPGKCFRLYTAKSFHSALQPNTYPEILRCNLGSIVLHMKKMGIEDLVNFDFVEPPAPETLMRALELLNFLGALDDDGNLTKEGSLMSEFPVDPEMASMLFHSPKFGSSEDIARISAMLSVQNPFITPSNDQRGRAMRCREQFYHPTGDHIAYLNAFNAFYEVNNQSTSWCTENYINPRVMKQAVNIYRQLVGILRRLNLPINSTYTAQQRHVQHEDAPAELEFANDVRRAIVKGYFTKVALSLPTKHQFMTLKDDVKCLLFPSTYLNRRPKFVVFNELVLTSNTYIRTVTAVSEDWLLESSPSYFAQDEFEGVTKQVFDDIFRRANKEKERRSKRTRSPTGDD; encoded by the coding sequence ATGGAGGCGAATCACAGCACCCGGAATCATTTAACGGGAAGAGCATACAGCTCTCACTACTTCACTCTTTTGAAAATCCGCGAGCAGCTCCCTATTTCTGCGGCCAAGTCGCGTATTCAAAAGCTGGTGAGTCAGTATCAGACGCTACTTCTTGTTGGAGAAACAGGGAGTGGAAAGACCACTCAGGTTCCTCAGTACATTTTGGAGCTCAAACCGGAGCGTAGAATTGCTTGCACGCAACCTCGGCGTGTTGCTGCAACAAGTGTGAGTGAGCGTGTCGCTGAAGAGATGGATGTTGAGCTCGGCGAGGAGGTAGGCTACTCTATTCGCTTTGATGACAAGTGTTCTGAGAAAACACGCCTGAAATACCTGACAGATGGTATGCTTCTGCGTGAGGCGATGGTGGACCCGCTGTTGAGCTCCTACAGTGTAATTGTTCTTGATGAAGCTCACGAACGCACTGTGTCCACCGATATCTTGATTGGCACCTTGAAGGAGCTTCTTCCAAAGCGGCCGGATCTTCGGGTTGTAGTGATGTCTGCGACCCTCGAAGAAAAGCGCTTTCAAGAGTATTTTCCCAAGGCACCGCTTGTTCATATTTCTGGCCGTATGTATGGAGTTGAGGTATACTACTCAAAGGCGCCAGAAGCTAACTACGTAGAAGCGGCCATTCGCACAGCAACACAGATTCATCTTTATGAAGGCGAGGGAGACATTCTTATATTTTTGACCGGTGAAGATGAAATCGAGACAACTGTGGAACGCCTGCAAAATGGTATCCGGATGGcagagcacagcagcgccaactgCCATCACGGCCCCGTTGTAGTATTGCCCTTGTACTCTGCTCTACCACCGTCACAACAGCGAAAGGTGTTTAAGACAGCTCCAGAGGGAACGCGGAAAATAGTTGTGGCCACAAATGTGGCCGAAACTTCATTGACAATTGCCGGGGTTGTTTTTGTGGTTGACTGCGGTTTCTCAAAGCAAAAGGTTTTCAATCCGAAGCTTCGAGTCGAGTCGCTACTCGTAACTCCAATTAGCCAGGCGAGtgctcggcagcgctgcggtcgTGCTGGACGTACTAAGCCGGGAAAATGCTTTCGGCTGTATACGGCAAAATCTTTTCACTCAGCCTTACAGCCCAATACGTACCCTGAAATTCTTCGTTGCAACCTCGGCAGCATTGTTTTGCATATGAAAAAAATGGGGATCGAAGATTTGGTCAACTTCGACTTTGTTGAGCCGCCTGCACCCGAGACGCTGATGCGCGCGTTAGAGTTGCTCAATTTCCTTGGCGCACTGGACGACGATGGCAATCTTACAAAGGAGGGGAGCTTGATGTCAGAGTTTCCTGTAGATCCAGAAATGGCATCGATGCTTTTTCACAGCCCTAAGTTCGGGTCTTCTGAGGATATTGCACGAATTTCTGCCATGCTGTCAGTGCAAAATCCATTCATCACACCCTCAAATGACCAGCGAGGCCGTGCGATGCGGTGCCGCGAACAGTTCTATCATCCAACAGGAGATCACATTGCGTATCTGAACGCTTTCAATGCTTTCTACGAGGTGAACAATCAAAGCACCTCTTGGTGCACAGAGAACTATATCAATCCTCGTGTGATGAAGCAGGCAGTGAATATTTACCGTCAACTTGTCGGAATTTTGCGCCGCCTGAATTTGCCTATTAACAGCACGTATACTGCACAACAGCGGCACGTGCAGCATGAGGATGCTCCAGCGGAGTTGGAATTCGCGAACGATGTTCGGCGTGCCATCGTGAAAGGGTACTTCACAAAGgtggcgctctctcttccaaCAAAGCACCAGTTTATGACACTCAAAGACGATGTGAAGTGCCTTCTTTTTCCATCGACATACCTGAACCGCCGCCCCAAATTTGTAGTGTTTAACGAGCTAGTCCTCACTAGTAACACGTACATAAGAACGGTAACAGCTGTCTCCGAAGACTGGCTGCTCGAGTCGAGTCCTTCGTACTTCGCCCAGGATGAGTTTGAAGGAGTTACAAAGCAGGTTTTTGATGACATTTTCCGGAGGGCAAACAAGGAAAAAGAGCGTCGTTCGAAGCGAACACGGTCACCCACTGGTGATGACTAG
- a CDS encoding putative short chain dehydrogenase yields MKSVFITGGNRGIGLETARQMGKLGYYVIISCRSEEQAKASMEKLSADGVKADYVIMDVVDESSVAKAAAELSKKLNGVLDVLINNAGYNVPRGDMSRVNLDDMRKCYEVNVIGAICVTNHFLDMVKKSPAGRIVNVGSIMGSCELGVSTLSSAPYSCSKAAMNMYTVNLASSLKDTNVKVNCAHPGWVKTNMGGADAPLEVTEGAETSVYLATLPPDGSTGGFFHKQNRLAW; encoded by the coding sequence ATGAAGTCGGTGTTTATCACCGGTGGGAACCGCGGGATCGGTCTGGAGACGGCTCGGCAAATGGGCAAACTTGGCTACTATGTGATCATCAGCTGCCGAAGTGAGGAACAGGCAAAGGCCTCCATGGAGAAGCTGTCTGCGGACGGTGTGAAGGCTGACTATGTGATCATGGATGTGGTGGATGAATCCTCTGTTGCAAAGGCAGCTGCGGAGTTGTCCAAGAAGCTCAACGGCGTTCTCGATGTCCTCATCAATAACGCTGGATATAACGTCCCTCGCGGCGATATGAGCCGAGTCAACCTTGACGATATGCGGAAGTGCTACGAGGTGAACGTGATAGGCGCTATATGCGTGACAAACCACTTTCTGGACATGGTGAAGAAGTCCCCCGCCGGCCGGATTGTGAACGTCGGATCCATCATGGGGAGCTGCGAGCTGGGAGTCTCCACTCTGAGCAGCGCTCCGTACAGCTGCTCGAAGGCTGCCATGAACATGTACACTGTGAATCTGGCGAGCTCTCTGAAGGATACAAATGTGAAGGTGAACTGTGCTCATCCCGGATGGGTGAAGACGAACATGggcggcgctgacgcacCGTTGGAAGTCACTGAGGGAGCGGAAACAAGCGTGTACCTTGCCACGCTGCCACCCGATGGCTCCACTGGCGGGTTCTTCCACAAGCAGAATCGTCTGGCCTGGTAG
- a CDS encoding putative short chain dehydrogenase, whose translation MSSPRKVALVTGANRGIGFATARRLGELGFKVLLGARDAKRGEEAVNTLRKDKLDVDLLLMTPTDPASVEAAAQKVEVDYKRLDVLINNAGLMDFDNKVFPLNIQRMRDEFEINFFATVDITNNFLPLMLRSSEAPRLVFVSTPLGTHETVDRPQNKYAHPKLTAYKCTKSAVNMYAHNLAKYLEKHSEEAGGSAASAKVNCCYPGYVQTDMCFNSTEAHFTPYEGAETSVWLATLPTDGPTGGFYHRGQKLPW comes from the coding sequence ATGTCCTCTCCGCGCAAAGTGGCGCTTGTGACTGGTGCCAACCGTGGAATTGGATTTGCGACTGCTCGTCGCCTAGGTGAGCTTGGTTTCAAGGTGCTTCTAGGCGCACGCGACGCAAAACGCGGTGAGGAGGCCGTCAACACGCTGCGTAAGGACAAGTTAGATGTGGATCTGCTACTGATGACGCCGACGGACCCCGCTTCTGTAGAGGCCGCCGCGCAGAAGGTTGAGGTTGACTACAAGCGCCTTGATGTGCTCATCAACAACGCGGGCCTCATGGATTTTGACAACAAGGTGTTCCCCTTGAACATTCAGCGCATGCGTGATGAGTTTGAGATCAACTTCTTTGCAACTGTGGACATCACAAACAACTTCCTCCCGCTGATGCTGCGGTCGTCGGAGGCGCCGCGTTTGGTGTTTGTGTCAACGCCGCTCGGAACGCATGAGACTGTGGACCGCCCGCAGAACAAGTACGCGCACCCCAAATTGACGGCGTATAAGTGCACCAAGTCCGCTGTGAACATGTATGCGCACAACCTTGCCAAATATCTCGAGAAGCACTCTGAGGAGGCTGGTGGTAGCGCTGCTTCTGCGAAAGTGAATTGCTGTTACCCTGGGTACGTGCAAACTGACATGTGCTTCAACTCCACGGAGGCGCACTTCACCCCCTACGAAGGCGCTGAGACAAGTGTATGGCTCGCCACCCTGCCGACGGACGGGCCAACTGGTGGCTTTTACCACCGTGGCCAGAAGCTGCCATGGTAG